Within Ovis aries strain OAR_USU_Benz2616 breed Rambouillet chromosome 3, ARS-UI_Ramb_v3.0, whole genome shotgun sequence, the genomic segment CACTTTAGAATTGTTCTGCCTCTACCACTCTGCAGCTTCTAGAAGTATTTCCACAACTACACAGGGCACTAATAGATTCTTTACTAAGATCTagacatttaaaatgatttagTTCTATTCAGTTTACTAGGTTTTGAAAGGTAATGGCATgtctaaaatattttagaaagatttctttgaaaaattattaaagtgtAAATGGTCTAGGAACCAGGGTACTTCGAACTTCAGTTGTATGAgaaattttgttaattttgatAGCTCATGGCTTAAAGATGCCAGATAAATGTATTTTGCTAGTCACAAACTTTCAAGCTAAACCTCCATATTACAACAAAACTGTGAAATGCTTTGAATACTGCAGGCAGTTATGTTTACTACCACTGACaactgaaaagcagaaaaattctGTCTAGAGCTTTCTACTtcttacacacaaaaaaaattttaaatgactcagTCTCAAGAGAGTGGATGGTGACAGACTCTGCAAATTGAAGATAAAACCACAAGTACATGCACTGTGGGAAGTACCATAGGGTCAGTGGCCTTGCTACTTTTGGCACTGCAAATATTTTGGCTCAAATCCAGCCTCACACTCTGTAGTTGGAAAGAACATTGCAGCTTTCGGTCTACAGCCAAGCCACGTATCCTTGTGGTCTGTCTCATGAAGTTTTCATTGCTATTTGCACTGCATTCTCTCATATAGGCCACTGTGGTAGGGAGTATATATCTCTGTTGGTCTTAACAGAGGCTGTAGGAAAAGGAAAGACTGACAGTGCCTTTCAATTAAATAGTCTTGCTTCTCCAAGGAGTATCTTTAGAATACTACATACAGGGCAtttcagtaaaaagaaataatgtaatTTCAGTAAACACTGATTCTTTAGTTAGGGTCAATGAGATCCCAGGAAGACCATGAGGGTATTCAAAGGGCTAGTGAGCCTGCTGAAATTATATACTAgactgtgtgtatatacatttctCCGGGGAAAGAATCCAAAGCTTTCATTCTAAAGTATCAGTGATGCTCTCCtccaaaaaaaacttttttttttgtagattaaaAGCCATTGTTTTCAACTATAATACAAGTCTAAGAAAATGTCCAGCATTTGTCCCATCAGTTTTTTAAGGACAATAGAATCCACCTCTCTCAGCATCACTCTTTGTCTGGCTCATCTTCTAGTTAAGTATTAGCCAGATGGCCTCGGCCTTAAAATCAGTTGTAGACAATGGAGAAATTACAGGTTTTGGAAATAGCCTTTTTTGGAGTCACATCCTGGCTTAGCCACTAACTGGCTAGATGAGCTTAATTAAATCAGttaacctctcagagcctcagttgccttatctgaaaaatggggtcAATCCTAGTGCCTCCCTCACAGAGATGAAGTACTGGTCAAGAAGATCATGGAAGTGAGGTGCTTAGCATAATTCCAGATCCTGATTCTTTCTATAACTACCTCATCAGCTTTACTTTTCATGGGCTTTAATGATTCACTAATAAAATCCTTAATTTTGAATAGTTTTGTAATAcaaatgaggcttccctgatggctcagtggtaaagaatctgcctgcaatgcaggagatccaggttctatccctgggtcaggaagatcccctggaggaaggcatggcaacccactctagtactgttgcctagagaatcccatggacagaggagcctggcacgggacagcccatagggtcacataaagagtcagatatgattgaagcGATTAAGCAGCAGCATACGACAAATATCTTTTCATTAcagtaaaaataattacattttaactGACCTGTATCAATCATTATCAGTATTCAAACTTTAGACACCAGTATTGTGATGCTGTATGGTTGAATTCATTGTTTTGCTAAAAATTGATTATGTTTGCATTTTCACATTGTGATGTTTTCGACTCCAagattcaagggaaaaaaatctaagctGTTCATTAAGGTACAACAAACCATTAAAACATTATACCAATTTTTAGGCCacaatatgaaattttaaaatatttgaataaacatAAATAGATATATTGAGTTTATTTGCCAAGGAACCATAAAACACATATAGTTTTATGGGCTATTCCTCTTTCTGAAGGAGGGTTAAAAGCtattaagaaaattaacaaatttgATTGAAATGTTGTTCTTTTTTCCCACAGCTCTTGTGGTGAGATTTTTGACCAAACGGTTCATCTGGGAATATGATCCCACCCTCGGTAGGtcaaattttatttcatcctcCTCTCCAATCAAAGTTTTGACCTGAAAGAGAGAATGTCATTTTCTGTTGCAACATTTTTAAGCATCTTGCAGCTGTTTGAGAAGTGCTTTGTCAAATCACGCAAAGAGCCCTGTAAGAAGATGGATGTGTGTTGTATGCTGTCTGCGCTTAGAACTCTGCAGGATTTTCATGCATAGATGAAGAAATCAGGTCAAACCGGAGACAAGAAGGAAGTGGGTACAACGTGATGCTCTTCCATCAGGAAATGTAGCATCATTCTAGTGGGAGAAAGAGGATGCAGTGGACGTGGCTAATTAGGCATGGGAGAGAAGGGCATGGGGAGAAGAGTATAATAGTAATATAAAGCTTGTGAATGCTCATTTTgggaaaatgtataaataaactatgtttttcccccttcttctctCCAATGAATCTGATCTAAgcctatttaaaatataaaaaagaagcaaaagttgATATCTGTAGATCTTGAAAGTAGCAATAATATTGATGGATGAAGTATTCATCAACTGTATTTTTTGTAGTCCAGAGCAGAGTCCTTACTGGTAATCTATTTAGTTCTCATcttcaaaataaaactgaaaatccaTGGGTTTCAAATTGAGCTAAAGTTTAACTCTGAATTAAGcctttgagtttttgtttgttatgGTTTGGGACCCTAGTTGGTTTTGTAAAGGTCAACATTGTTGAAAtccagaggaagaaggaaaggcaTACATCATTTTATTACCGAGCAGTGTCCCAGACCAAGCTGGCCTTACTCAGAATGATGAAATGGGCAAAGATGATTCccagtttcttttctgtttttgtgtttgttaatACAGGTTTACACCATCCAGCTTAAAAGGGGGTTTTCTTTGCCCTTGTGAGCTCCTTTCATTGCTTTCACTCATTCATCCcacaaatatgtattaaatgcCTCCTATGAGTTAGATAACTCTAGGTGCTGAGGATAAACCAATAGGCAGAAGGGGAAAGCATGGGCTTTGTTAAACTTACAGTTTAGTGAAGAGAGAAGAGTCAGTAAACAAATATATGTCAAATAGTGATAAGCGCCATGAAGGGAAACTGAACAGGAAAGGGGGTAGAGACTGATCTTATATTTTATCTAATTTCTAACTTTTTAGTCTATAGAATTCACTGTAGTGAGAAGTACAAAGTGATGATGCAGCATTTTTCCCAAAGAGTTGACCAGTTGTCCTCCTATGACTTACTAAATTATCTCCACCTTTCCCCACTACTTTCAatgctgccttttaaaaatacatggaatCATGCACCCAAGGATGCAATTCTAGATTTGCTTTTCACATCCAATGCCAGTACCACACTCTTTTGATAACTGCATGTTCCTTAGGACATGTTGATACTCAGTAGAGAAAgcctttcttctttactttttaacaaaattatattGGCTCCTATCTCTAGTTTATTCTTTCaggtcaatttttaaaactatatcatagcatgaaataattttgattggaattgcatTAAAATTATACACTCCTTTGAGAAGATTCACAGCTTTATGATATTCATTCTTTTAATCTAAGAGAATAGCATGTCCTACATTTATTAGTCTTCTCTGgtttcacttttaaataaaaggtttttCAACATCAATAATTTTTGCATCATTTTAATATAGCCACAATTTAATCTTAAGATGATATATTTGTACCTAAAACATTGTACTTGgttggaaaaaaatcattatctaTTGTTTACCCCATTTATGTAAATGCTCACTCACCTCATAATTTTATTACTTATATAAGCTTTATAAAGATTATAGCCCCTGAGAGCCTTAATGATTTATGGGAGTTTAAtagaaaaatactaattttatttatctataccGGTACAACTCAACAAAAGATGAAGCTTCTAAAAGATgatcttaaaaatttttgaatgCTGTCTGAGATTTGTTCTGGTAACTAGTGTTGCTTTTTAATTAGTCTTAGGTCAACCATTTTCCCTTTGGTTTTAGTCCTTCTGAAAAACAAATGCTATTAATAGAAATCTCCTGCACCAGTTATTTGTACTATGGGCTTCCTTCACTATGAATAATGAAACTTTATTGAGTGACCTTGTACTGTTCTGCTCCACAAGAATTGCAGCTGCTAGGCAACAAGGGGGCTCATCTGCCTTCAGGCGTATCAGATAGATGACTCACTCCCAGGTGAGGCTTTCATTCAGTCACCGTGGAaactggatgtgtgtgtgtatgtgtacactcATATACAAGAAGTCACTAATGTTCTAGCCTAGAGGAGTTCCAATCCGTTTGATTCAAGATGAACCAAGCATTTCCTGGGcaagcatgcatgtgtgctaattcGCATCTGtaatgtcctactcttttcgacattatggactgtagcctgccaggttcctctgttcatggaatttcccagggaagaatactggagtgggttgccatgcactcctccaggggatcttatggacagggatcaaacctgagtctcttgtatctcctgtgtaggcaggaagattctctaccattagtgccacctgggaagcccttcctgggCATAACCTCATACTATTAGAGAGTTTCAAGACCACCACCCCAAAGGAAAGCTACCTTTGAAAGCAAAGTATCTTATTTGTAAAAACAGTTTTGAATTCTGAGTCCAGAGCCGTCCTCGAAAACATAGTGCTGTTTTTCAACCTGTAACAGAACTTCTGCTCCATCAGAAACTGAAGACTGTGAACATCCTTCAGCATATTAACAGCCCCGGAATATCTATTGCTCTGAGataattctgtaaagaaattgtTTGCTAGTATAAGCACAagtgattttcaaacttttatttttttttttaaggagaggaACTCTCATAGGAATTCTAGTTACAGATGGAGGGCTCAGGGTGAGGGAGAATTAAAAATTCTAGTGGCACTTCCATTTTCATATAAGAAGGAACTATTGTTAACATCCATGTGTTGTGAAGGATATAATCTAAGAAGAAAATCAGTCCTTGACATTGGACaatgttatttttccttaaatttttctcatttcaccATGGACCAGTGAAATCTTTGTCAGAGGTCAGAGGTGCTCTGTGAATTGCCTTTAAAAACTACccattcccaggtggtgctaaagaatccacctgccagtacaggagacaccaGAGCCTCCGAtttgatccctgtattgggaagatgccctggagaaggaaatgccaactcactccagtattcgaacctgggaaatcccatggatagaggagaagagtcagacatgactgagcacatatgcacagACACGCAGACACgcagacacacatacactgaAGCCTATAGAATTTGGGACTGGACCATCTAACCAAGAAAACTCCCTGCATGATGGAAGTGGCAGCAGTTTTCTGGGTGCAGAACAGCTTCTGTGTCCTGTTTAGATTCCAAAAAAGAGCTCGGTCTCTACCTCCCAGAGTCATATTACCTTCAGAAAATGCTGATCATGGTAGAAAATACAAAGATTTAGATCAGGTACAgttgtggtgtgtatgtgtgcttgtgtgtgtgtgcacacctaTGTGTGTTGCAGGTAGttggagagagagggggaaactATTACTACTTAGGAAGCACTGTACTCTGTTTGAATGGATTAAGGCTCAGACACAAATGAGAGTGGGAAGTGGGAGACATATTGGACCCACTGGTGTTCTGAGTTTGTGACTGGTTCTCCCTACCTGAATTACAGTTCCCTCTGATTGGAAAAACTCATACTAAGAAAGAGATACACTCAGAACAAATTGTCTCAACTGGATACTAAAGCAGAGGTTCTTAGCCAACTCTAAGAACTGGTTAATATTGGCACAGCAAGGATCTCTGAGATCGTCACTTGGCAAATAATAAAACAAGTCCAATGAAGTCAGTTTATCCAAGATTATGTGGCTATTTTGTGGTTAGATCAGCAATAGAACTCCAATTAGTACAATTCCCACTCTAGCACAAACCAACATTACTAACCGTTGTTGTTGTTGCACTAGCCAAATGTCCATATTAATATGTTGAAATTTGCAAAAGAGCTAAATTAGTAAAAGGATTAATGGCATGAAACATTCCTTTGAGCATCAGTTTCTCTTCGTATGAAAAATATACTTCAGCTTATGAAATTATGCAGGTTTTCAATCATGTATCTCTCATATACAGTGAACTTGAGATATATATTTAGTAAGCCCAATTCCATCTTggagttccttggtggctcagtcagtaaagaatccacctgcaatgcaggagacccagattcaatccctgtgtcaggaagatcccctggaggagaaaatggcaacctactccagtattcttgcctggagaatcccatggagagaggagcctggcaggctacagtccaggggtcacaaaaaATCCATCACAACTAAATTACTGCCACCACCAGCGCCATAATTCCATCTTGAAACTaatgttgatgttgttgttcagtcaccaagtcatgttcgactctgcaactccatggactgcagcacactagtcttccctgtccctcaccatctcctggagtttgcctaagttcatgtccattgaataggtgatgccaACTGTTGATCTTACAGTATCCAATATTTGGTTCATTTTGAAGCATCTCTTAAACAATCATCCCCTTATCcttcaagaaaaaaagactaaaatgatcatttttttgTGAGTATGAATGAAAAGTATTTCCATTCTCCATTTTTGCTTAACTTCCTTAACAAAAACTTACACATTTTTTCTTAACTTCCAGAATGAATAGTAGAGTTTCATTCCATTCTAACAGTACTTAGTGcattttttagaattattttcagaaaagctAGCACACCGATGTACATTTTGCCTCTGTAAGCAATATTTCCACTGTTTTACATGTAGCCATGAATTcctaatgagagagagagagaagggacttaaagaaaatattcttcaaatGGCGTGAAACCAGTGTTCAGCTTAGATGAAATCACTGCTGCCTCCCGCTGCTGTCTGTGGCCAACATTCCCTCATTTCCTGCCTTTCATcgttttcatttcagttaacaAACAGCCAAAGAATCACACAACTTCAtaccattttctttatattttattcccCCCTACTGTGGCCTTCTGTGGTTGTAATACATATCCTATTTAGCATGGAGGCAACTCAGAAAAATGTCCCTGTCTGTCAGACAACTTGCGGTGCAAAGAGATGGACTAAAGCCCAGAACTCTGTTTTCCAGGCTCCAGGGCTGATGCCAGTCCTTTAAAAGGGAAAGCAGCACAAAGGTCACAGCAGAGCAgtggagagagaaacaaaaagggCATGGATCCTAGCATGTGCACTGCCCTCTGGGCTTCTCCTCTTCAGACTGGCGCCcagaagatgaaaaggaaataattgaGAGAACACTTAGAAATGAGTAGTGGCTGTCAGTGGTATTTTAGAGCATTCAATTATACAAAACTGTAATCTCCCATTTAACATAACAGAGGGGAGTGGAATGATCTAGAATTGAGAATCATACATAGCCTGTAAGGATTACGTATTACAGGAGAATGATGATAATGTAAAATatacttattaaaatatattgaacataatctcattttcatttcttttaaaattgacaaATAGTGACTTACAAaactatattagtttcaagtgcacaacgtagtgatttgatattttatagattacacactatatagttattataaaatattggttatattctctgtgctgtacagttatttacaatagccaaaataaagaaggaacctaaaatgtccattgacagataagtggataaagaagatgtgagatatatacatgtacacatgcaggcaatggaatattgctcaaccATGAAAAAGGAATTGAATCttgccatttgccacaacatcGATGGActtacttagtgaaataagttagatagagacaaatactatatcctatcactgatatgtggagtctaaaaaaaataaaacaaacataactcattttaaacttttatttttcagaaaatacatCTGCAGTGTGTTGTGCCTTTCTGAATGATCATCACATACGATGATGGCTAGGTTACACTGCTTAGCTAAGCTTCCTTTTTGTGGTTTGTATTTTGAGTAGGAGATTAGATTTACAGCAAAGTAACATAAAACTGTGGTCAAGAAAGAACTGTAAGATAGTTGATGAGTTgaagaaagaaacatgaaatagatagataatagataataGGTAGGTGGATAgattataggaaaaaataaaagcaatggcTTACCGGTTACCCTGGTAGGAAAGAAATTTCTAGGTTTATTTAGTTGGTTGATTGGTTAGTAACTTGAGTACTTCAGGGGCAAATAATTGAGTTAATATTTAAGTCAATCATGCTGCTCTATTCCTAGCACCACGTCATGCGTATgtaaaggctttttattttttcactttatttttcctgCATCCCCTATTCTGACACCAGTGTCTTCCTCTGTTCCCAAAGGCATATAGTCTAATACGGTTGATACTTAGCACAGTGGTTCAAAGTCTAAATTCCCAAAGCCAGTCTTCTGAGCTCCAGTCTTAGCTGTACCATTTACCACTTAATATCTGTGTGATCTTTGGCAACTTATTAAATGttgctgtgcctcagtttcttcacataAAATAGATCTGATAGTATTACAtacttcataaaatataaaaaataaatatgttaacaTGAGTAAGGCATTTAGAACAATTTGTGTTCAAAGAGTAAGCAGTATGTGTTAgttattacatatttttttaattctatatatgcacatattttaaatttgtatacattttatcATGCTATAGATCTACCTACAGAGGTACTCGCgatttttctttagttctttaatGTGTTAATTGCACTGATAGTTATAAACACTTTGTATTCCTGAAATAAACTCTACTATTTTatgatgtatttttcttattatacCGTTGGATTCAACTGGATATtacttttttagaatttttgaatctatgttcaaaaatgaaatgaacctacattttttttttctcttctcttattACTTTTCTAATATTTCTTGCTGGAATTCATGTAATGGGTAGCTATCCTTTCTTCTCCCCCTAGAACAACttgtttaatatttaatagaaatCTATAAAGCCAATTGGGTAGTCATTTTTTCTCATAAGAAATCTACAGTGATCATTTAAATTTCATAGGCTATTGACCTAGTTAAGTGTCTTATTTCTCATTGTACCAACTTGTGCATTTTTTCCTCAAAGAATTAATCAGGCTTTGAAATTTGTTTGCTATACAGTtcataacattattttatttctatttcaccaGAATGTGTAATTACTTcctatttttattctcattttgtttgaTTTCATCTTCTCTCTTAATTTACTAGTTTTCTCTGATCTTTACCTCTCCCCCCACCTActtcttttaaagttttcaagtgccatgcttttgcttttgcttatctaattttttctgctattttctcttttacttttctcaTATCTTCTtgaatttgctttgttttcctcttctaaACATTGAGTTGGATAATTTGTTCACTTTTTTCTGTTCTAAATACCTTTTTATTATATCATCCTTTGGAATAATACAAGTACATTAACTCCCTCAAACCTGCCTCTGGTCTGTTCCCTCATCTCCACCCTGATATTTTGGTGTTATCTAGAATTGTGGTTCTGAATTGCTTCTGGCATAGTTTTGTCGCTTTGCTTGACTCCATTAAGATTTTGAATTCTGTTTTGCTGATGAGAAGTCCAGTGTCAATCTGAGTCACATGCTTTTGTAGGTGATgggcttttttttcctctagatcTTCAAAAATTTCCCTCTTTGTCATTGATATCTTTACATTTTGTTGTAATAGGTCGAAATTGGGGCTTTTCCCCTTGTGTGTCCTGTCagtcctttttttaaacttatatttattgaagtatagtcgattttcaatgctgtattaatttctgctgtctGGCAAAGTCAGATATACATATgtgaacattctttttcatattcttttcccactatggtttatcacagaatgttgactgtagttccctgtgctatgcagtagaaccgtgttgtttatctgttctatacTTATAGTCCTTTTAATGTGAAGTCGTTCAGTGGCTCTAGTCCTGGGAAATTCTCAATTGCTACAACCTCAGCTTCAACTATTTTCCACTCTTCTATGTATATTATTCTCTCTTTGAGGCTCATTTTATAGGAGAAAATAACATGTCTATTTCTATTATCCATACCtcttatattttgctttcatgttttccttctttttatcacTTGCTAGTAATTTCTGGGAGAATGTTTCACCCTGAACTTCATCAACTCAGTCAATCATGTATGGAGTGCTTTATGTCATTTGTTTCGTTTTCATATAGAGCAACACCATTTTAATGCCTGGTTTTCATTTCATGTCAGAACCCTCAGAGCCACCTAGTGGTTGTATTCTTCCTGACTTCTGACCCCAGCAGAGCTTGAAGATTACTCTGATATTatcttgaagtgaaagtgttagtctcagtcgtgccagactctttgcaacctctgtAGACTcaatagctctccaggcttctctgtccatgcaattctccaggcaagaatactggagtgtggagcccttcccttccccaggtgatcttcccaacccagggatggaacacagatCTGATTGCAGGCAAtctgtcctgcattgcaggcagattctttactgtctgagccaccagcctcAACTGGTACTAAGCAGCCTCTCTACCTcagcttttttctctctcttcttcggTCCTCTACTGTGGGTGACCATTCCTTAACAATCCCTGAACACCCGGGTCCAACCACTTCAACCGCCCCAAGGGTTCCTGCTAGCTTTCCACAGTCATTTTTACATGAATAGCGATCTGCCCCCCtctaatgtttaattttttcttagagTGGAGGTCTAGATGGAAATGAGCAGCCTCTGTCTGTCTGCCATCTTGTTAGGAACGGGAATTAACATAATTCCATAAACTGTATTTTTAGGAGTCTCAAGATAGAATGCCCTTGTGGGAATCACTTTCTCTTTTTAGGATGTGGAAGTCTCATTTTAGAGAGAAAAGGGTATTAGAAAGCTTGCCTCACAGgagaataaaataatagaaaaagggAATATCTCATGCTATATCCTGAGCGTCTGTGGATCCCTTATTAGAATCTGTTACTCCTAAGAACTTAAGAGTATAAAAATGGCACCTTCTCCCACCCCTCAGGCTGCATGTTTTTTTAATGCTCTGGAAACAGGTATACATTGGAGACTAATTTATAATTTCAAGGATCAAATctaattatgcatttatttaccATTTTACCTTCATTTTGCTCATTCCCTCAGAATCAACCTACCGACACCAAGCAACCATTGATGATGAAGTTGTCACCATGGAGATACTAGATACTGCTGGGCAGGTGAAAAGGAATTCAGCTCTAATATTTctggataaataaaaatgagatgtgCATAACATGAACAGAATTAAGACACTTTTCTATAGTTAACTAATGATGCCTAAAGACTTATCTAGTTATGCTTTATATTAGTTTATTTGCAATAGCTTATGTATGTGTCCTCATATAAATTACTCAGTGCTCCAAAAGGGTTTTGAAAATACCCTAACATTCATATGCTATCATCTAAAGTATAATTGCTCACCTCTATTATGGGGAGATCACAAGGTATTAATGTTAGGTTTTCATGGTTAATGTGTTTTGAAATACTCTGATCaagttaaatatatatctttactGGAAAAGTTCTCAGCACCCTTAATATGCTTATATATAAGTTGAATCTTAAAGAAatctataatatttatattctcGACTTATATAAACTTAGAAtcttttttcagaatattttaagaatCTTTTCTATAATATTCTTTCTAAATCTCATCACATCAGATTAAAGATTTGAGCCACATCACTGAATGCtaacaacttattttaaaatgaaactaataTACATTTGCCTTGCAGCCAGTCAATTCTGAAATTATAAACAGTTTATAGGAAGGAAGGCTTGGTTCCCAAGagatgaaagaagtgaaagtgaaagttgctaagttgtgtctgactctttgcaactccatggactatacagttcgtggaattctccaggccagaataccagagagggtagcctttcctttctccaggggtttttcccaacccagggattgagcccaggtctcccgcattgcaggcggattctttaccagctgagccacaagcgaagcccTTCCAGGAATAGTGGTGACCACTAAGAATAAGAGTTAGGAAACTGAAGGATATCATAGTGCTTTTCAGTTACTACTTGATAAAACTATTTAATCTAAGAAATATATATGCAGCTAGTTATACAGTTTTCCTTCTCATCACTACTTGCTCCCCATATATATTCTCACCTTCCAGTACTGATTCTAAGGAGAGAAACATCAGGAAAATACGTGCCTGGAGAAGTCATTTGAGCCTATAATGGTGATACATTTTCAAATCACACCTGCTTCAGAATGCTTTCAAATGCTACCTTCTTAAGAAGGAGGGATCACCCCTTTTGAGAATCACAGCAATTGAGTTTCTATCATTATTGAGACTGCATAATATATCAAAGATGCTGAGATAGAAAATGAAGCCCAAATCCCTTAGCTTTACTTAGACTCTATacaatttttcacttttgttttggtGGCTAATTGTCTCTAATCTGaagaaaagaagattaaaaaacaaaacaaaatcaaaaccatTCATTAATTCATACCTCTAATTCTGATCTCAGAGGATGGGGTACGGTCTACTTGTTTATTATCTATTGGCCAATTGTTTAATTGTGATGAAAAATCTCAGAGGCAGTGTGCTCAACtaggaggataatttctttacagtcctTGCAATTACGCATTTAATGATGTGGCAAGAAAAAGTTAGAATCACAAAGTTAGGTTCCATACAGTTAGAAAATGTTTAGTTCCCTAAGTTATGCTTCTGTTCCAAACTGAGAGGGTCAGCTGGTTCAGGCAGTCTACCAAGAATTTCCAACGCTGCTGAATGTAAAGAATGGTTGTTAAAAGGATCACTGTTAGCAATTGCAGCATCTATACACTGCAATTACTTCCAGGTCTCCCGACTGCTATTTTTTTCCCTGCCAACAGGAAGACACCATTCAGAGGGAAGGACACATGCGATGGGGGGAAGGCTTTGTGCTGGTCTATGACATTACTGACCGAGGAAGTTTTGAGGAAGTGCTGCCACTTAAGAACATCCTGGATGAGATCAAAAAGCCCAAGAACGTGACTCTCATCTTGGTTGGAAACAAAGCTGACTTGGACCACTCCAGACAGGTCAGTACAGAAGAAGGGGAGAAGCTGGCCACAGAACTGGCATGTGCTTTTTATGAGTGTTCtgcctgcactggagaagggaacatcaCCGAGAT encodes:
- the RERG gene encoding ras-related and estrogen-regulated growth inhibitor, which produces MAKSAEVKLAIFGRAGVGKSALVVRFLTKRFIWEYDPTLESTYRHQATIDDEVVTMEILDTAGQEDTIQREGHMRWGEGFVLVYDITDRGSFEEVLPLKNILDEIKKPKNVTLILVGNKADLDHSRQVSTEEGEKLATELACAFYECSACTGEGNITEIFYELCREVRRRRMVQGKTRRRSSTTHVKQAINKMLTKISS